A single Blastopirellula retiformator DNA region contains:
- a CDS encoding DUF1501 domain-containing protein gives MDNWISSPNRDLLNRRSMLSLTGMGLGSLALGSMFGSPAQAAPANPLLPKQPHFPVKAKHVIHIFLNGGPSHVDTFDPKPKLAEWAGKEIPVKLKTERPTGVALPSPYKFKKYGKSGIEVSEIFSNLGECVDDICFVRSMHANVPNHEPSLLLMNCGEARLPRPSLGSWLVYGLGTENQNLPAFISMCPGGYPIQESQNWQAGFLPGVFQGTYVDTKNTDLEKLIANVRNQRMDHNAQVRQLELLRQLNAQHQAARGDDPQLESRIQSFELAFRMQTEAAEAFDVSREPKRVLDMYGPGTQARQLLIARRLVERGVRFVQLWHGKGQPWDNHDDIEVNHRRLAKECDQGIAALLKDLKQSGMLEETLVLCSGEFGRTPTVEMPKEGSNAGKINGRDHNHYGFTAWMAGGGVKGGHVHGATDEFGFAAVEDKVHVHDLHATIMKLMGFDHEKLTYRYAGRDFRLTDIHGHVVDSIIA, from the coding sequence ATGGACAACTGGATTAGCTCGCCCAATCGTGACCTGCTCAACCGCCGCAGCATGCTTTCGCTGACCGGCATGGGGCTTGGTTCGCTCGCGCTCGGTTCGATGTTTGGCTCTCCCGCTCAAGCCGCGCCCGCCAATCCGCTGCTGCCGAAGCAGCCCCACTTTCCGGTCAAAGCGAAGCATGTGATTCACATCTTCCTCAACGGCGGTCCGTCGCATGTCGACACGTTCGATCCCAAGCCGAAACTGGCCGAGTGGGCCGGCAAAGAGATCCCCGTCAAACTGAAGACCGAACGCCCGACCGGCGTTGCCCTTCCCTCTCCCTACAAGTTCAAAAAGTATGGCAAGAGCGGCATCGAGGTGAGCGAGATCTTCTCGAATCTCGGCGAGTGCGTCGACGATATCTGCTTCGTCCGCTCGATGCACGCCAACGTCCCCAATCACGAGCCCTCGCTGCTGCTGATGAACTGCGGTGAAGCCCGACTGCCGCGGCCCAGTCTCGGTTCGTGGCTCGTCTATGGCCTCGGTACCGAAAACCAGAACCTGCCGGCCTTTATCTCAATGTGCCCCGGCGGCTATCCAATCCAGGAGTCGCAAAACTGGCAGGCCGGTTTCCTGCCTGGCGTTTTCCAGGGAACCTACGTCGACACCAAAAACACCGACCTCGAAAAGCTGATCGCCAACGTCCGCAACCAGCGGATGGATCACAACGCCCAGGTGCGCCAGCTCGAACTGCTTCGCCAACTCAACGCCCAGCATCAAGCGGCCCGCGGCGACGACCCGCAGCTGGAATCGCGGATCCAATCGTTTGAGCTCGCCTTCCGCATGCAAACCGAAGCCGCCGAGGCGTTTGACGTTTCTCGCGAACCGAAGCGGGTTCTCGACATGTATGGCCCCGGTACCCAGGCTCGCCAACTGCTGATCGCCCGCCGCCTGGTCGAGCGCGGCGTCCGCTTCGTGCAGCTGTGGCACGGCAAAGGTCAACCGTGGGACAACCATGACGACATCGAAGTCAACCATCGCCGCCTGGCCAAGGAGTGCGACCAAGGCATCGCCGCCCTGCTGAAAGACCTGAAGCAAAGCGGCATGCTCGAGGAGACGCTCGTCCTGTGCAGCGGCGAGTTCGGTCGTACGCCGACCGTCGAAATGCCGAAGGAAGGCTCCAACGCCGGCAAGATCAACGGCCGCGACCACAACCACTACGGCTTCACTGCCTGGATGGCTGGCGGCGGCGTCAAAGGAGGCCACGTCCATGGCGCTACCGACGAGTTCGGCTTCGCCGCGGTCGAAGACAAGGTCCACGTCCACGACCTGCACGCCACCATCATGAAGCTGATGGGCTTTGACCACGAAAAACTAACCTACCGCTACGCCGGCCGCGACTTCCGCCTGACTGACATCCACGGCCACGTCGTCGACAGCATCATCGCCTAG